One Temnothorax longispinosus isolate EJ_2023e chromosome 8, Tlon_JGU_v1, whole genome shotgun sequence genomic region harbors:
- the LOC139817333 gene encoding lactoylglutathione lyase-like isoform X2 — translation MGEPLGLSNSEVRKLCKTPDPSTNGFIMQQTMYRIKDPRKSLPFYTEVLGMTLLQKLDFPEMQFSLYFLGYEDQKEIPLDRRESIEWTFRKKATIELTHNWGTETDPDVKYYNGNADPKGFGHIGIAVPDVDKACQRFEMYGVEFVKKPNDGKMKGIAFIKDPDGYWIEILHGANIANYMLGA, via the exons ATGGGTGAGCCGTTGGGTTTGAGCAACAGCGAAGTTCGTAAGCTTTGCAAAACACCAGATCCCTCAACAAATGGGTTTATAATGCAGCAGACGATGTACCGTATAAAGGACCCAAGAAAATCCTTGCCCTTTTATACCGAAGTCCTCGGAATGACCTTGCTGCAAAAGCTCGACTTTCCAGAAATGCAATTCTCCCTGTATTTTCTTGGATACGAGGACCAGAAGGAAATCCCACTCGATCGTAGAGAAAGTATTGAATGGACATTCCGTAAAAAAGCGACCATAGAGTTAACGCa CAATTGGGGAACAGAAACAGATCCcgatgtaaaatattacaatggAAATGCAGATCCCAAAGGATTTG GTCACATTGGAATAGCAGTACCTGACGTCGACAAAGCCTGCCAAAGGTTCGAGATGTACGGTGTGGAATTCGTGAAGAAACCAAATGACGGCAAAATGAAGGGCATAGCTTTTATTAAAGACCCCGATGGTTACTGGATCGAAATCCTGCATGGTGCTAACATTGCCAATTACATGTTAGGTgcttaa
- the Pfdn2 gene encoding prefoldin subunit 2, which translates to MASEKKPAKAPSKREKSAEEILTEFQSLRNEQRILANKLSEMEMELNEHKIVIDTLKNVDPKRKCYRMIGGLLCERTVENVMPALVTNKEQLMKVMDTLNDQVTKKGIEINEYKEKHNIRIRGQDDLQQQEEDNNNKEDKRKAIVVNPIEI; encoded by the exons ATGGCCAGCGAAAAAAAACCGGCGAAGGCGCCgtcaaaaagagagaaaagcgcCGAGGAGATACTGACCGAATTCCAGTCGTTACGAAACGAACAGAGGATCCTGGCGAACAAACTGTCCGAGATGGAGATGGAGTTGAACGAGCACAA AATTGTTATCGACACGTTAAAGAACGTGGATCCCAAGAGGAAGTGCTACAGAATGATCGGCGGGCTTCTGTGCGAGCGCACGGTGGAAAACGTGATGCCCGCTCTGGTGACGAACAAGGAACAG TTGATGAAAGTGATGGACACTTTAAACGACCAGGTGACGAAGAAGGGAATTGAGATAAACGAGTACAAAGAAAAGCACAACATCAGAATCAGGGGACAGGACGATTTGCAGCAACAGGAAGAGGACAACAACAACAAGGAAGACAAGAGGAAGGCGATTGTTGTGAATCCCATTGAGATTTaa
- the LOC139817326 gene encoding tubulin-specific chaperone E-like isoform X2, with translation MVEDRKYEIPSRIECDGYRGTLKYVGPVGNTKGEWLGIDWDDSTRGKHNGTYEGVKYFQARHSTSGSFIRPGKAKFGISCPQAIKMRYGLIDDELAGVDRDEVSSLRKEINAPFLEFVGFSKVNKKQSKFDELKIVWLREQCVSNAGEPWELEELCPNLEELDLSRNLINSWKIVADICSQLRFLMRLNVSENHLPIEDVAALKDSFPTVKHLTIARMNYNWSDIRQCISMFPSIEELSVSFNIVTTIEDITANTNLMRIITLILEGNLISSWDEILKLGSLPCLEYLNLNLNKIDRIRFPSSTSTDKTALFPMLRHLHISENHISEWQSISELDKLSNLEDLKFRENPILKNETVETARQLIIAKIAKLKILNGTEIPHNERRGAEHDYLKLFLPVWLETESNSEKRTSFINEHPRYPILVSKNILHFQNMELRIFLRLNRK, from the exons ATGGTAGAGGATAGAAAGTATGAGATCCCAAGCCGTATCGAGTGCGACGGTTATCGAGGTACGTTGAAATACGTCGGACCCGTTGGGAACACCAAGGGAGAGTGGCTGGGCATAGACTGGGACGATTCGACTCGTGGCAAACACAATGGCACGTACGAAGGCGTAAAGTATTTTCAAGCCAG ACATTCCACATCAGGCTCTTTTATACGACCGGGCAAAGCCAAGTTTGGGATATCTTGCCCGCAAGCCATCAAAATGCGCTATGGGCTAATCGACGATGAATTAGCAGGCGTAGACAGGGACGAGGTGTCGAGCTTAAGGAAAGAAATCAATGCACCGTTTTTGGAATTTGTCGGCTTCTCCAAAGTGAATAAGAAACAGAGCAAGTTTGACGAGCTAAAGATAGTGTGGCTGAGGGAGCAATGTGTATCCAATGCGGGAGAGCCATGGGAATTGGAAGAACTGTGTCCTAATTTGGAGGAATTGGATTTAtctagaaatttaataaattcgtgGAAAATCGTAGCAGATATATGTTCCCAGCTTCGTTTTCTGATGCGTCTTAATGTCAG TGAGAACCATTTGCCTATAGAAGATGTGGCAGCGTTAAAAGATTCGTTTCCAACTGTTAAGCATTTAACTATAGCTAGAATGAATTACAACTGGTCTGATATTCGGCAATGTATATCCATGTTTCCGTCGATCGAAGAACTTTCAGTCTCTTTTAATATTGTCACAACCATAGAAGACATAACGGCAAATACTAATTTAATgagaataattacattaatactCGAAGGAAATCTAATATCAAGTTGGGATGAGATACTTAAACTAGGTTCCCTTCCGTG CTTAGAATATcttaatttgaatttgaataaaatagataGAATTAGATTTCCATCTTCAACATCAACAGATAAGACTGCTTTGTTTCCAATGCTACGTCATCTACATATTTCGGAAAACCACATATCAGAG tGGCAATCGATTAGCGAATTGGATAAACTATCAAATCTAGAAGACTTGAAATTCAGAGAAAATCCCATTTTGAAGAACGAAACTGTAGAGACTGCTCGACAATTGATAATCGCAAAGATAGCGAAATTAAAGATCTTAAATGGTACAGAGATACCTCATAATGAAAGGAGAGGCGCAGAGCATGATTACTTGAAGTTGTTTTTACCAGTGTGGCTAGAAACCGAAAGTAATTCAGAAAAGCGAACGTCATTTATAAATGAACATCCGCGATATCCTATTTTAGTCAGTA aaaatattttacactttCAGAATATGGAATTGCGGATATTCCTTCGGCTAAACCGAAAGTAG
- the LOC139817333 gene encoding lactoylglutathione lyase-like isoform X1, whose protein sequence is MAMGEPLGLSNSEVRKLCKTPDPSTNGFIMQQTMYRIKDPRKSLPFYTEVLGMTLLQKLDFPEMQFSLYFLGYEDQKEIPLDRRESIEWTFRKKATIELTHNWGTETDPDVKYYNGNADPKGFGHIGIAVPDVDKACQRFEMYGVEFVKKPNDGKMKGIAFIKDPDGYWIEILHGANIANYMLGA, encoded by the exons ATGGCG ATGGGTGAGCCGTTGGGTTTGAGCAACAGCGAAGTTCGTAAGCTTTGCAAAACACCAGATCCCTCAACAAATGGGTTTATAATGCAGCAGACGATGTACCGTATAAAGGACCCAAGAAAATCCTTGCCCTTTTATACCGAAGTCCTCGGAATGACCTTGCTGCAAAAGCTCGACTTTCCAGAAATGCAATTCTCCCTGTATTTTCTTGGATACGAGGACCAGAAGGAAATCCCACTCGATCGTAGAGAAAGTATTGAATGGACATTCCGTAAAAAAGCGACCATAGAGTTAACGCa CAATTGGGGAACAGAAACAGATCCcgatgtaaaatattacaatggAAATGCAGATCCCAAAGGATTTG GTCACATTGGAATAGCAGTACCTGACGTCGACAAAGCCTGCCAAAGGTTCGAGATGTACGGTGTGGAATTCGTGAAGAAACCAAATGACGGCAAAATGAAGGGCATAGCTTTTATTAAAGACCCCGATGGTTACTGGATCGAAATCCTGCATGGTGCTAACATTGCCAATTACATGTTAGGTgcttaa
- the Sra gene encoding protein sarah, with protein MEEKHGSRDALEEDLVDTENIIINEVDGLPNLHPNYGQLELKFKRETDDSNIRSIDELVNDEDLPTSVIVTNVDPRVFRCDDLKSAIENLFKQFGEDATFQYFRSFRRMRVNYDSPGAAANARIQLHQSHFGETDINCYFAQPVTPIDMEDQHLQPPALTKQFLISPPASPPVGWHPREEGEPLVNYDLLAAIANLSAGGAHEIHPGGSGQPGIVVHVCENANPTKSTTRIQHTRCPEQ; from the exons atggagGAGAAACACGGCAGTAGAGATGCGCTAGAGGAGGACCTGGTAGACACtgaaaacataataattaacgaaGTGGATGGCCTACCAAACCTGCATCCAAACTACGGACAGCTAGAACTCAAATTCAAGAGAGAAACAGACGACTCAAATATTAGATCGATCGACGAGTTGGTTAACGACGAGGATCTACCGACTTCTGTAATCGTTACAAACGTAGACCCTCGAGTTTTTAGGTGCGACGATCTGAAG TCGGCCATAGAGAATCTTTTCAAACAGTTTGGAGAGGACGCTACGTTTCAATACTTTAGATCTTTCAGAAGAATGAGGGTAAACTACGATTCTCCCGGTGCTGCGGCAAACGCGAGGATACAGCTGCATCAATCGCATTTTGGAGAAACCGATATTAATTGTTACTTTGCGCAACCAGTGACGCCTATAG ACATGGAGGATCAGCATCTTCAACCGCCCGCGCTTACCAAACAGTTCCTCATATCTCCTCCTGCTTCTCCGCCGGTCGGTTGGCATCCACGTGAGGAAGGAGAGCCGCTCGTTAATTACGATCTGTTAGCCGCTATAGCCAATTTATCCGCAG GCGGGGCACACGAGATACATCCAGGAGGGTCGGGGCAGCCGGGCATAGTTGTGCACGTTTGCGAGAACGCGAATCCGACGAAAAGTACGACTCGCATACAACACACGCGATGTCCCGAACAGTAA
- the LOC139817327 gene encoding BRO1 domain-containing protein BROX translates to MAHWFHRNVLKATYANQNFELKISNPTDATRKLCSDIKLSRARLLDLLRNPNNTSDSIEPAFLSYLSLLYGFLWEINPSEEEAQHVGRPNPSKLRNVLVFKWTHTLLGCGTFSSADSVYEAANMSVNVGLWFMKHAAMIAAKDDITMDEAKEVHSMLRRAAGIFTFVQTEFLPQLANPPPLGSDLDPRVLNAYVNQCTAEAQEVTVARAVELKHNSSLISALANETSKLFLDAANTLRPFKPEISAQWIKYLELKAAFYQSYAYNYCGENLLAMDKCGEAIRAMQESDLCLKKAKALCQEYGKTNGPAPRVKPDQHAVFKRLAPIVKLTLDKCNRENGLIYHHTVPGEIPVLDTKATYGLVSPIDFQMPSPNHIWNLGTYSVLAGVAAAKAGKEHNLPPVKEEAIHQSSKEPKNASGCTLQ, encoded by the exons ATGGCGCACTGGTTTCACCGCAACGTGCTGAAAGCGACGTACGCAAATCAGAATTTCGAGTTGAAAATCTCTAATCCTACGGACGCCACCAGGAAGCTTTGCAG TGACATAAAGCTGTCAAGAGCCAGGCTTCTCGACCTGCTCAGAAATCCAAACAATACCAGCGATTCGATAGAGCCTGCGTTTCTCAGTTACCTAAGTTTGTTGTATGGATTTCTATGGGAAATCAACCCGTCCGAGGAAGAAGCGCAGCATGTCGGCAGACCTAATCCCAGCAAGCTCAGAAATGTTCTCGTGTTCAAATGGACGCACACGTTGCTTGGCTGTGGCacatt ctcTAGCGCTGACTCTGTTTACGAAGCAGCTAACATGAGCGTCAATGTAGGCCTTTGGTTTATGAAGCATGCGGCGATGATTGCTGCAAAAGATGA CATAACAATGGACGAAGCTAAGGAAGTGCACAGTATGCTAAGACGGGCTGCCGGAATATTTACTTTTGTGCAGACCGAATTTTTGCCACAGTTGGCTAATCCACCGCCTTTGGGAAGTGACTTGGACCCTCGTGTACTAAATGCATATGTTAATCAATGCACAGCGGAAGCGCAAGAAG tgacAGTGGCTAGAGCGGTAGAACTGAAACACAATTCTAGCTTGATATCAGCTTTAGCCAATGAGACTAGTAAGTTGTTTCTGGACGCCGCCAATACTCTTCGTCCATTCAAACCAGAAATATCTGCTCAATGGATAAAATATCTGGAGCTTAAAGCAGCATTTTATCAATCTTAC GCTTATAATTATTGCGGTGAAAATTTGTTGGCAATGGATAAATGCGGCGAAGCGATACGAGCGATGCAGGAAAGCGATTTGTGTTTAAAGAAGGCGAAAGCGCTCTGTCAAGAATATGGGAAAACGAACGGGCCTGCGCCTCGCGTTAAACCGGATCAACACGCCGTGTTTAAACGCTTGGCGCCTATAGTGAAGCTTACTCTCGATAAGTGTAATCGAGAAAACGGTTTGAT atacCATCATACAGTACCGGGAGAAATTCCAGTCTTAGATACCAAGGCTACTTACGGCTTGGTCAGTCCGATCGACTTCCAAATGCCGTCACCAAATCATATCTGgaatttgggcacatacagcGTACTAGCTGGGGTAGCGGCGGCGAAAGCGGGAAAGGAGCACAATTTGCCGCCGGTTAAAGAAGAGGCGATTCATCAAAGCAGCAAGGAGCCAAAAAACGCAAGCGGTTGTACGCTACAATAA
- the Cul5 gene encoding cullin-5, with translation MAALLKDRTQFTFEDKWPYMRPIILKLLKQEPVTQGEWQDLFYSVHVCLWDDKGPPKLHDALKEDIMAFIKQAQQRVLAHQEEQALLKAYITEWRKFFTQCNYLPTPFRQLETYLAGKGTSTQKKNQPDDVVRKLMLDSWNQSIFNEIKQKLQDAAMRLVRAERNGEAFDSQLVIGVRESYVNLCSNSSDKLQIYRENFETAYVNATDEFYKMKAEDYLSLHGVENYMRYADSKLREEEARAQKYLEPTSMQRLTDCCVKVLVATHTLAILAECPQMIQNNQTDKLRLMLKLMDRVPDGVNPMLKNLEDHISNAGLADMMAAVDVITQDSEKYVERLLDLFHRFSTLVKDAFDDDPRFLTARDKAYKLVVNDATVFKLELPTRQGSGIGGASVLNNRPITNNNGLAESKCPELLANFCDMLLRKTPLSKKLTTDEIESKLKDVLLVLKYVQNKDVFMRYHKAHLTRRLILDTTTDSEKEENMVDMLREVGMPADFVNKLARMFQDIKVSQDLNQQFKEQCRATIADSINIKILNAGAWARGSERVTVSLPLQLEDYIPEVEEFYKKKHSGRKLQWHHHMSNGTITFANKVGRFDIDVTTFQMAVLFAWNQRPNEKISYENLRLATELPDPELRRTLWSLCAFPKLKRQLLLVEPHATTPKDFANDTRFWVNQEFAIVKNGKMQKRGKINLIGRLQLSTERSREEDNQSIVQLRILRVQEAIIKILKMRKKITNAQLQTELVDILKNMFLPSKKMIKEQIEWLIEHKYIRRHDDDINTFVYMA, from the exons ATGGCGGCGTTGTTGAAG GATAGGACACAATTCACATTCGAGGACAAATGGCCGTACATGCGCCCAATCATACTGAAACTGCTCAAGCAAGAGCCAGTGACGCAAGGGGAATGGCAGGATCTGTTTTATTCCGTTCATGTATGCCTGTGGGACGACAAGGGGCCTCCCAAGTTACACGATGCTCTGAAGGAGGATATAATGGCTTTTATAAAACAAGCTCAACAG AGAGTTTTAGCGCATCAAGAAGAACAGGCATTGTTGAAAGCATACATCACCGAGTGGAGGAAGTTTTTTACTCAGTGTAACTATTTACCAACACCGTTTAGACAACTAGAAACATACCTCGCCGGAAAAGGGACTTCTACACAGAAGAAGAATCAGCCTGATGATGTTGTTAGAAAG CTAATGTTGGACAGTTGGAACCAAAGTATATtcaatgaaataaaacaaaaacttcAGGATGCAGCCATGAGATTAGTGCGAGCCGAGAGAAACGGCGAGGCGTTCGATTCTCAACTAGTTATCGGCGTTAGAGAATCTTAtg TGAATTTGTGTTCAAATTCGTCGGATAAGCTCCAGATATATAGAGAGAATTTCGAGACGGCGTATGTAAACGCCACCGATGAGTTTTACAAGATGAAAGCGGAAGATTATCTGAGTCTGCACGgtgtagaaaattatatgcgTTACGCCGATTCGAAGTTGAGAGAGGAGGAGGCGCGCGCTCAGAAGTACTTGGAACCGACGAGTATGCAACGATTAACGGATTGTTGCGTGAAAGTGTTGGTCGCGACCCATACGTTAGCGATACTCGCGGAATGTCCGCAAATGATTCAAAATAATCAAACTGACA AACTTCGCCTCATGCTGAAGTTAATGGATAGAGTGCCCGACGGCGTCAATCCTATGTTGAAAAATTTGGAAGACCATATCTCGAACGCAGGTCTAGCGGATATGATGGCAGCTGTAGACGTTATCACTCAAGATTCCGAGAAATACGTGGAAAGACTGTTAGATCTTTTCCATAGATTTTCCACGCTTGTTAAAGATGCGTTCGATGATGATCCGCGGTTTCTTACAGCACGAGATAAAGCTTATAAGCTCGTTGTGAATGACGCCACGgtatttaaattagaattgCCTACTCGGCAGGGCTCTGGAATCGGTGGCGCGTccgttttaaataatagaccTATTACTAATAATAACGGACTAGCCGAATCGAAGTGTCCGGAACTCTTAGCGAATTTCTGTGATATGCTTCTTAGAAAAACGCCGCTCAGTAAGAAATTAACTACTGATGAAATCGAAAGTAAATTGAAGGATGTG ctGTTGGTGCTAAAATACGTTCAAAATAAGGATGTGTTTATGCGTTATCATAAGGCGCATTTAACTAGACGGTTAATATTAGATACGACAACGGAttcagaaaaagaagaaaatatggtAGACATGCTTCGTGAAGTCGGCATGCCCGCGgactttgttaataaattagcCCGTATGTTCCAAGATATTAAAGTATCTCAGGACCTGAATCAACAATTTAAAGAACAATGTCGAGCTACTATTGCAGATAGTATAAATATCAAG ATTCTCAACGCAGGTGCATGGGCCAGGGGTAGCGAACGCGTAACCGTGAGTTTGCCGCTTCAGTTGGAAGATTATATTCCGGAGGtcgaagaattttataaaaaaaagcatagtGGCAGGAAGTTGCAATGGCATCATCATATGTCGAATGGCACG ATAACATTTGCGAATAAAGTGGGACGCTTCGATATAGATGTAACGACCTTCCAAATGGCGGTGTTGTTCGCTTGGAATCAACGACCCAACGAAAAGATCTCTTACGAGAATCTCCGGTTGGCGACCGAGCTTCCGGATCCCGAGTTGAGACGAACTCTGTGGTCTTTGTGTGCCTTCCCGAAGTTAAAACGGCAACTTCTTTTGGTGGAACCGCATGCCACTACCCCGAAAGATTTTGCGAACGATACAAGATTTTGGGTTAATCAAGAATTCGCTATAGt AAAAAATGGCAAGATGCAAAAGCGGgggaaaattaatttgataggACGTCTTCAATTATCAACGGAACGTAGCAGAGAAGAGGATAACCAATCTATTGTACAACTCAGAATATTACGGGTTCAG GAAGCTATCATCAAGATCTTAAAGATGCGCAAGAAGATCACTAATGCGCAGCTACAGACCGAACTAGtggatatattgaaaaatatgttcttGCCGAGTAAAAAGATGATAAAGGAACAGATTGAATGGCTCATTGAACACAAATATATTCGGAGACACGACGATGACATTAATACGTTTGTGTATATGGCATAA
- the LOC139817326 gene encoding tubulin-specific chaperone E-like isoform X1 — MVEDRKYEIPSRIECDGYRGTLKYVGPVGNTKGEWLGIDWDDSTRGKHNGTYEGVKYFQARHSTSGSFIRPGKAKFGISCPQAIKMRYGLIDDELAGVDRDEVSSLRKEINAPFLEFVGFSKVNKKQSKFDELKIVWLREQCVSNAGEPWELEELCPNLEELDLSRNLINSWKIVADICSQLRFLMRLNVSENHLPIEDVAALKDSFPTVKHLTIARMNYNWSDIRQCISMFPSIEELSVSFNIVTTIEDITANTNLMRIITLILEGNLISSWDEILKLGSLPCLEYLNLNLNKIDRIRFPSSTSTDKTALFPMLRHLHISENHISEWQSISELDKLSNLEDLKFRENPILKNETVETARQLIIAKIAKLKILNGTEIPHNERRGAEHDYLKLFLPVWLETESNSEKRTSFINEHPRYPILVSKYGIADIPSAKPKVEMVSNVITVEFVCPDDPCQSRGIKRKLLKDMEVQKMIGLVQRLFKTGGKIPALSFIQRNLSNDEISLDKPLQELSYYSIQDGDQVLVRW; from the exons ATGGTAGAGGATAGAAAGTATGAGATCCCAAGCCGTATCGAGTGCGACGGTTATCGAGGTACGTTGAAATACGTCGGACCCGTTGGGAACACCAAGGGAGAGTGGCTGGGCATAGACTGGGACGATTCGACTCGTGGCAAACACAATGGCACGTACGAAGGCGTAAAGTATTTTCAAGCCAG ACATTCCACATCAGGCTCTTTTATACGACCGGGCAAAGCCAAGTTTGGGATATCTTGCCCGCAAGCCATCAAAATGCGCTATGGGCTAATCGACGATGAATTAGCAGGCGTAGACAGGGACGAGGTGTCGAGCTTAAGGAAAGAAATCAATGCACCGTTTTTGGAATTTGTCGGCTTCTCCAAAGTGAATAAGAAACAGAGCAAGTTTGACGAGCTAAAGATAGTGTGGCTGAGGGAGCAATGTGTATCCAATGCGGGAGAGCCATGGGAATTGGAAGAACTGTGTCCTAATTTGGAGGAATTGGATTTAtctagaaatttaataaattcgtgGAAAATCGTAGCAGATATATGTTCCCAGCTTCGTTTTCTGATGCGTCTTAATGTCAG TGAGAACCATTTGCCTATAGAAGATGTGGCAGCGTTAAAAGATTCGTTTCCAACTGTTAAGCATTTAACTATAGCTAGAATGAATTACAACTGGTCTGATATTCGGCAATGTATATCCATGTTTCCGTCGATCGAAGAACTTTCAGTCTCTTTTAATATTGTCACAACCATAGAAGACATAACGGCAAATACTAATTTAATgagaataattacattaatactCGAAGGAAATCTAATATCAAGTTGGGATGAGATACTTAAACTAGGTTCCCTTCCGTG CTTAGAATATcttaatttgaatttgaataaaatagataGAATTAGATTTCCATCTTCAACATCAACAGATAAGACTGCTTTGTTTCCAATGCTACGTCATCTACATATTTCGGAAAACCACATATCAGAG tGGCAATCGATTAGCGAATTGGATAAACTATCAAATCTAGAAGACTTGAAATTCAGAGAAAATCCCATTTTGAAGAACGAAACTGTAGAGACTGCTCGACAATTGATAATCGCAAAGATAGCGAAATTAAAGATCTTAAATGGTACAGAGATACCTCATAATGAAAGGAGAGGCGCAGAGCATGATTACTTGAAGTTGTTTTTACCAGTGTGGCTAGAAACCGAAAGTAATTCAGAAAAGCGAACGTCATTTATAAATGAACATCCGCGATATCCTATTTTAGTCAGTA AATATGGAATTGCGGATATTCCTTCGGCTAAACCGAAAGTAGAAATGGTTTCCAATGTGATAACGGTGGAATTTGTATGTCCGGACGATCCATGTCAGTCTAGAGGGATTAAAAGGAAGTTACTTAAAGATATGGAAGTTCAAAAAATGATTGGGCTTGTTCAAAGGCTTTTTAAAACCGGTGGAAAGATTCCGGCTCTTTCGTTTATTCAACGGAAT CTATCGAACGATGAAATCTCGTTGGACAAACCGCTACAAGAACTTAGTTATTATTCAATACAGGACGGTGATCAAGTTCTTGTGAGGTGGTGA